The following is a genomic window from Anopheles aquasalis chromosome 3, idAnoAquaMG_Q_19, whole genome shotgun sequence.
TTTGGCGTCAGCCAGCTGAAGCGGTGTGTATCCGGCGTTGTTCGGTTCGCGCCATAATTCACACTTTACTGCATTCTCAAGCAGATAGTGCACGATGTCCAGTGAATCCTacaagaaaagaagcaaagtcATTAGAGCACAAGGAAAGTGGTTGCAGAGGTCCTTTCCGATACTTGCATTGTCTACTGCGATGTGCAATATGTTGTTGCCGTGCTTCAGATCCTTCTCCTCAACATTGGCGCCAGCTTCGATCAGCATACGGGTAAGCTTTAGATTCTTCGTATACACGGCCGCCTGTAACGGTGTCAGCCCATCATCGTTGCAGCAATCGAACAACTGGCCACCGCTTCCCTTCGGCGATTCCTTGTGTTCTAGCAGGAGCGAAACCATTTCCGGAGCATTCTCTACGATCGCTCGATGAAGCGTTGTATTGCCGCGATAGTCGCAATAGTTTGGATTGGCACCGGCTGCTAACAGTGCTTTCACGATAGTGTTCCGGTTGGCCGAAACTGCTAGATGGAGAGCCGTTTCGTTGCGCTCGTTGGGCAAATCCAGCAGCTCCTCGCACAAGCTGTACTCTTCCAGCAACTCAATCAACGTACAAGCAATCGTGGAATCATTACGTTCTATGGCTGCGTGCAGACAACTgaaagaagcgaacgaaagatgATCATGAGCCGCAGGATCCATACAAAAACCGACGCTCACCGGGGTCGTGAATTCAAATAAGATTTCCTAACGTTAGAATGAGTCATCAGTATTAATGGTAGGTCACGCGTGTGTTAGCGAAGCAAAGTATTATCTTGTCCATAATTAATTCTAACAAATTTCCACAGGTTAGCCCCGTCATGCTAGGGAAAATCGAGACTCAATCGCCTCTTAAGGTAGAACCTGATTCTTGGAAAGACCGAAAAAGGTGCACGGATCACGACAGGTCACCGAGTCCAGTTGGAAATTCCCAGTCGTTGCTGATAGATCTCTGTGCCGTTTGTAGGCCACCATTAGGTCAGTAATAAACCATTCCGTGTCCGATTAAGAGATAAGAGCACCGATCCGATTTCTCATAAAAAGAATTTCTTGCGAGTCCGAATGAATTGCCGTGAACCAACATAAATGCAGAAACACCAAATACAAAcacaaataatttatttacatCAAACATAAGAAATTAATTACAATGGTGACGAAAGGGCGAATGGGGAATGGGAAAACGAAACCGGGAACTGAGCGCATGCTGCTGGGAATAACTGATCGAAAACGAAGTagcaaatggcacaaaaaagtGTTGCTTCCCCGGCACTCTCACCAACCGTGCTCTGCATGATGGTTACTCCAAGGTTGTGGTTCAAATCTATACGGAAATTGTCAGTAAGGAAAGCCCAGGGTAAGCTTAATGTTAGCCGCAAACAAACCAAGTATTGCAGTAATAGCGCTGGGTGACATGGATGACCTTTGCTACGCAGGCAAACGTGCTCGGGAAACAGACTCAGAGAAATGGCACGCGTTAACTtacttgagctgctgctggttggctgccgTCCAGTGGGATGACAGTAACTGTCTCGAGCGAGTAAAGTTGCCAGCAAACAGTTTGATCAATGCCAGTAGCTTCTTCAGCGCGTCTCCTTCCttgtggtttggttggttgccagCGTCGGATTGACCATTCGCGGCCAGGAAGTCACCGATCGCTTGAGCAAGCGCACTGTCCGCTTCGGTTTCGTCCTCACCAGCGTCCGTTTCTAGTTTCACAAGATCCTGCTGGTTACCGATCTCCTGGATCAGCTTGTTGAATTCTGAGGAGAGGGAATTGAGGCGAGGGTTAGGATCAATATGCTCCCCGCTGTACAGCTAGAGCCGTGCCTTCGTCGTACCTTCGGAATTGCAGGGGAAATCGCTCGAATCGAACGTTACATCGGTTGCGATCGTGGTCGGAATGTTGAGGATCTCTTGGATGATGCTCTGTTTGGTTAGCTCCTTGCTGACGGTTGTTCCGGTTGTTCCCAGGATGTCCAGATTGGAAGTTAGTTCATGTCCTTCGGTGATCGTCGTTCCTATCACACCAGTCGTACCGCTGGCACCAGCATGATTAGCAAGCATCGGGAAAGGTTGATGTAACGGTGGTAGGCGGGCCGATGTTCCTATTCCAgtgccaccccctcccccagcCGTTCCAGCCGTTCCTCCACCAGCGCTACCCGGTCCATTGTGATCGTTCTGGATGACGGTCGGTATCTCCGACGACAAATTGCCCGAGCCGACTCGCAAACGCTTGCGGGAGCCACTGGTCCCTACGTTGCTGCAACCAGCCATACCAGGCAGCATACCACCGGCTCCGGCACGTGGCTTGTAACGGAATGGGATCGGTTCGCTCTGACACCCATCACGGGGACGGTACAGTTGCATGTACACATCGACCGGCCCCGCAATGTCCCGATTATGGTACGGCGGTGTCTTGAACGCGATCGCATACTGATGATGCACATCCGCTTCGGAAAAGATCGCATTTTCCTGCCACACTTCGCGATCACATTCATCGACCTCGTAGAAACGAATCTTTATGTTATCTATTGACCAGATCGGGACGAGAGAACACATCGTAGAACAATGTTAGACCAAGGTTCTAAGCAAGCGATCAAGGGAACTCTGAAGGAAGAAACTTACTCTTGCAAACCTTCTCTACAAACATAAACACCTCTTCCCCACCATCCACACTGCCAACCGTGGCACTGAGCCGACAGATCTTCAGTTCACCGGTGAGTGCACTCtctggaaggagaagaacagAGGAACACGTCATGCAAACAGGCTCATCCCAGCAACCCTTTTGGCGACTGCGGTGATGGACAGCTTACTCATATTGTTGATGGCATTGGTGTAGACCGGCTCACACAGTGGCACCCattggccagtggccagctcGATGCGGTACGCTTGAAAGCAGAGGCACACCTGGTTCAAGTTCATCGTTCGTGCCATCGCATTCGCTTCCTTGAGCATCAGCTCTTCTTCGCGCTGCGTTGGCTCACGGTTTAGCTCGGTCAGCCGATGCTTCCGCAGCTTCTTGTAAAGCTCTTCACCGATATACTTCTTGGCCGTATGGATAATGCCCATGCCCTGGAACGCTGCCACGTATTGTGCCGGTTCACCCGGACCAACGTCCAGATCATGCggatcgatcaaatcgatttcGCCCGATTTGATGACCAAATGGTGCGAATGCGGTGCACGCCTGGTCGGATCCACCTGGTACAGGGAGCAGCGAATCTTTGCCTCGCCCGCATATCCACGCAACTCGACCGTCGGGAAGGTTTTCTTCGCCTTTTCCGTCCTAACACCCATCAACGAACCGTGCGTACCGTGCATTTCCGATTGgtaacgaaagc
Proteins encoded in this region:
- the LOC126574009 gene encoding nuclear factor NF-kappa-B p100 subunit, with translation MSTLLNLDSYRHELYEQQQQQLLASPSDHHSILSPASMDTPLPIASSAGDHRQQQQQLQFTISPSYSSYASVHSPSSSSASSPSVASSPHSQASNMSPQSNTSDASASYTLQNLNLSTVASYPGGVGYQQSQQQSQQQQQQHQEHFYAPQLCIDQDTGYGFVQHPPQQSHDGAYVQQPKEERTEPYLVILEQPVDKFRFRYQSEMHGTHGSLMGVRTEKAKKTFPTVELRGYAGEAKIRCSLYQVDPTRRAPHSHHLVIKSGEIDLIDPHDLDVGPGEPAQYVAAFQGMGIIHTAKKYIGEELYKKLRKHRLTELNREPTQREEELMLKEANAMARTMNLNQVCLCFQAYRIELATGQWVPLCEPVYTNAINNMKSALTGELKICRLSATVGSVDGGEEVFMFVEKVCKNNIKIRFYEVDECDREVWQENAIFSEADVHHQYAIAFKTPPYHNRDIAGPVDVYMQLYRPRDGCQSEPIPFRYKPRAGAGGMLPGMAGCSNVGTSGSRKRLRVGSGNLSSEIPTVIQNDHNGPGSAGGGTAGTAGGGGGTGIGTSARLPPLHQPFPMLANHAGASGTTGVIGTTITEGHELTSNLDILGTTGTTVSKELTKQSIIQEILNIPTTIATDVTFDSSDFPCNSEEFNKLIQEIGNQQDLVKLETDAGEDETEADSALAQAIGDFLAANGQSDAGNQPNHKEGDALKKLLALIKLFAGNFTRSRQLLSSHWTAANQQQLNCLHAAIERNDSTIACTLIELLEEYSLCEELLDLPNERNETALHLAVSANRNTIVKALLAAGANPNYCDYRGNTTLHRAIVENAPEMVSLLLEHKESPKGSGGQLFDCCNDDGLTPLQAAVYTKNLKLTRMLIEAGANVEEKDLKHGNNILHIAVDNDSLDIVHYLLENAVKCELWREPNNAGYTPLQLADAKANAGATKNKLIVRELLRYDPDGLRERSEHSKNDGNDEEDDEEDQEEEEEDEEEEDEGEDNRVNSDGQEESRGANVLASIDLTCDGTDIARLLEDHKPDPLDSGRVRGASMKSRDECDAPSATTASSKDGASEIFDEKCLTELCRLLDMDGSWKDLGSLLDFHAFFTIWEQSQSPSRVMLDYFEMQNYKVDRLIEMLRVLDLREPIRCIDEMICRQMK